In Xenopus tropicalis strain Nigerian chromosome 5, UCB_Xtro_10.0, whole genome shotgun sequence, one genomic interval encodes:
- the meltf gene encoding melanotransferrin, producing the protein MIWKIVFILFYFHTILCLNEVRWCTISDPENKKCNDMKAAFGQAKITPMLSCVNGKSGMDCARMIMNNEADAVTLNGELIYQAGSQYNLKPVAGEVYDQGMGTSYYAVAVVRKNSSYTINNLKGAKSCHTGFQRTAGWNVPIGYLIDSGRIAVVACNIQKAVSSFFSQSCVPGSTQADLCQLCIGDANGTNVCDLNGRYSDYSGAFRCLVEGQGDVAFIKHSTVAENSDGKNTDSWAREVISSDYQLLCRDGSHADISEWRQCNLARVPAHAVMTRTNTDGSLIYKMLQDGQQKYNIHSSGFRMFDSSAYNSNNLLFRDMTTELRATGNQTYQAWLGDDYLQAMKGINCDPDKLPKSLRWCTLSTPEIWKCADMARVFKDKNLDPSLQCVSADSPEACMELIRQKEVDAVTLDGGDVYKAGKTYGLVPAAGESYPETNLSSSYYAVALVRRDPLNAFTIHDLKGKKSCHTGYERTAGWNVPIGALIKLGSIRPDECNTAKAVANFFSGSCVPGANQKNFPPELCKLCKGDSKGQNKCEKDTREQYFGYSGAFRCLAEKAGDVAFVKHATVFELTDGQSTESWAKNLKSSDFQLLCPNGARAEVSQYPDCNWAQVPAHAVMVHPDTNIHAVYGLLANAQEYYGNDNSSQFKMFDSSSYNANDLIFKDSTYKIVPVQEKKTYSQWLGSGYLESLEGMQCSSSAAKLRVNITFLLISALLLITFSV; encoded by the exons ATGATCtggaaaattgtatttattcttttCTACTTTCATACAA TTCTTTGCCTTAATGAAGTTAGATGGTGCACAATTTCTGACCCAGAGAACAAAAAATGCAATGACATGAAAGCTGCCTTCGGACAAGCTAAAATCACTCCAATGTTATCTTGTGTGAATGGGAAATCGGGAATGGATTGTGCACGCATGATAATG AATAATGAGGCTGATGCAGTGACACTTAATGGTGAATTAATATATCAAGCTGGCTCACAATATAACTTAAAACCTGTTGCCGGAGAAGTATATGATCAAG GTATGGGGACATCATACTATGCTGTGGCCGTTGTAAGAAAAAACTCTAGCTACACCATAAACAATCTGAAAGGAGCAAAGTCTTGTCATACTGGGTTCCAGAGGACTGCGGGCTGGAATGTCCCCATTGGCTATCTCATTGACTCTGGCCGAATTGCTGTTGTAGCTTGTAATATCCAAAAAG CTGTGAGCAGCTTTTTCTCCCAGAGTTGTGTGCCCGGCTCCACCCAGGCGGACCTCTGTCAGCTTTGTATTGGAGATGCAAATGGCACAAATGTGTGTGATCTGAATGGCAGATACAGTGACTATAGTGGCGCTTTTAG GTGTTTGGTTGAAGGACAAGGCGATGTGGCATTTATAAAACATAGCACAGTGGCTGAAAATTCAGATG GTAAAAACACAGATTCATGGGCTCGGGAAGTGATTTCATCTGACTACCAATTACTGTGCCGAGATGGCAGCCATGCAGATATCAGTGAATGGAGACAGTGTAACCTAGCAAGGGTTCCTGCTCATGCTGTTATGACCCGGACTAACACAGATGGATcccttatttataaaatgcttcaGGATGGGCAG CAGAAATATAATATCCATAGCTCCGGCTTCAGGATGTTTGACTCTTCAGCCTACAATAGTAACAACCTGCTTTTCAGAGACATGACAACAGAACTGAGAGCCACTGGTAACCAGACATACCAGGCCTGGCTGGGGGATGATTATTTGCAGGCAATGAAAGGAATCAACTGTGATCCTGACA AATTGCCTAAATCTTTGCGCTGGTGCACCTTATCCACGCCAGAGATATGGAAGTGTGCCGATATGGCCAGAGTCTTTAAAGATAAGAATCTGGATCCATCACTTCAGTGTGTTTCTGCTGACAGTCCCGAAGCTTGTATGGAACTGATACGG CAAAAGGAGGTAGATGCAGTGACGTTGGATGGAGGAGATGTTTACAAAGCTGGGAAGACATACGGATTGGTGCCAGCTGCTGGGGAGAGTTATCCCG agACCAATCTTTCTAGCAGTTACTATGCAGTGGCCTTGGTCCGTAGAGACCCTTTGAATGCCTTTACCATTCATGATCTGAAAGGCAAGAAATCCTGCCACACAGGCTATGAGCGCACAGCTGGATGGAATGTACCCATAGGAGCCCTCATCAAGCTGGGCTCCATTAGGCCAGATGAATGCAATACAGCCAAAG cTGTGGCTAATTTTTTCTCTGGGAGTTGTGTGCCAGGGGCCAACCAGAAAAATTTTCCACCCGAACTCTGCAAGCTATGTAAAGGTGACAGCAAAGGACAAAATAAGTGTGAGAAGGATACTCGGGAACAGTATTTTGGGTATTCTGGTGCATTTAG ATGTCTGGCAGAGAAAGCTGGAGATGTGGCCTTTGTGAAACATGCAACTGTGTTTGAACTCACTGACG GGCAAAGCACAGAGTCCTGGGCAAAGAATCTAAAGTCCAGTGATTTTCAGCTGCTGTGTCCTAATGGTGCTCGGGCAGAAGTAAGCCAGTACCCTGACTGTAATTGGGCTCAGGTTCCAGCACATGCAGTTATGGTTCATCCTGATACAAACATACATGCAGTCTATGGCCTCTTGGCTAATGCCCAG gAATATTATGGGAATGACAACAGCTCTCAGTTTAAAATGTTTGATTCATCGAGTTACAATGCAAATGACCTGATCTTTAAGGACTCCACCTATAAAATAGTTCCTGTCCAAGAGAAGAAAACATATAGCCAGTGGCTAGGCAGTGGTTACTTGGAATCATTGGAAGGTATGCAGTGTTCTTCCAGTGCAG caaaattaCGAGTGAATATCACGTTTTTACTAATAAGCGCTCTCCTGCTCATTACATTCTCTGTATAA